The following proteins are co-located in the Cupriavidus pauculus genome:
- a CDS encoding aminoacyl-tRNA deacylase, whose translation MTMSVRLARCLSRNESHFDTVRRPGDIREAAPSTAPAVPQDRLARTVLFEDERGYLTAVIPASHHLKLAELRRQTGRELGRAHAEGVREVFRDCDPRALPPVGTAYGTQTWIDESLLAHDDVYFESGDRDALVHMRVDDFARLMADARRGRFAHRVM comes from the coding sequence ATGACCATGTCAGTCAGGCTCGCGAGATGCCTGAGCCGCAACGAAAGCCATTTCGACACGGTCAGGCGCCCCGGCGACATCCGCGAAGCGGCCCCGTCCACGGCGCCAGCCGTGCCCCAGGACCGCCTGGCGCGCACTGTCCTGTTCGAGGACGAACGCGGCTACCTGACCGCCGTCATCCCCGCCAGCCACCACCTGAAACTGGCCGAGCTGCGCAGGCAGACCGGCCGCGAACTGGGCCGGGCCCATGCGGAAGGGGTGCGCGAGGTGTTCCGCGACTGCGATCCGCGCGCGCTGCCGCCAGTCGGCACGGCCTATGGCACGCAAACGTGGATCGACGAAAGCCTGCTGGCGCACGACGACGTCTATTTCGAATCGGGTGACCGCGACGCGCTGGTGCACATGCGCGTCGACGACTTCGCGCGGCTCATGGCGGACGCGAGGCGAGGGCGGTTTGCCCATCGTGTGATGTAG
- the katG gene encoding catalase/peroxidase HPI — translation MSNEKCPFNHAAGGGTTNADWWPKQLRLDLLSQHSDKSNPLEKGFNYAEAFKSLDFAALKKDLADVMTDSQDWWPADFGHYGPLFIRMAWHSAGTYRIGDGRGGGGRGQQRFAPLNSWPDNVSLDKARRLLWPVKQKYGQKISWADLMILAGNVALETMGFKTFGYGGGREDTWEPDQDVYWGNEKTWLGGDVRYGKGAAGNDDDGGVLVADAEKHGEEVSRTDPGRNLENPLGAVQMGLIYVNPEGPDGNPDPLAAAYDIRDTFGRMAMDDEETVALIAGGHTFGKTHGAAAASNVGPEPEAADLELQGFGWRNQFGTGKGPDTITSGLEVTWSNTPTQWGQGFWENLFNFEYELTKSPAGANQWVAKDAPETVPHAYDPSKKLKPTMLTTDLSLRFDPIYEKISRRFKDDPQAFADAFARAWFKLTHRDMGPIERYLGPEVPQEELLWQDPIPKVDHPLVDDNDIAALKQKVLASGLSIGELVKTAWAAASTFRGSDKRGGANGGRIRLAPQKDWAVNEPDKLAKVLETLAGIQKDFNGSQSGGKQVSMADLIVLAGGAAIEKAAEKAGKTLKVPFSPGRMDASQEKTDVKSMGAMEPTADAFRNYINPRVRVPAEHMMIDRAQLLTLTAPEMTVLIGGLRVLNVHHGKDAHGVLTDRPETLTNDFFRNLLDMSLEWTPLSRDVFEGADRKTGAVKWTGSRVDLVFGSHAQLRALSEVYASDDGADKFYTDFVAAWSKVMDLDRFDLRK, via the coding sequence ATGTCTAACGAAAAGTGTCCCTTCAACCATGCCGCGGGCGGCGGCACCACCAATGCGGACTGGTGGCCGAAGCAGCTCAGGCTGGACTTGCTCAGCCAGCACTCGGACAAATCCAATCCGCTGGAGAAGGGTTTCAACTACGCCGAGGCCTTCAAGAGCCTCGACTTCGCCGCGCTGAAGAAGGACCTGGCCGACGTAATGACCGACTCACAGGACTGGTGGCCGGCCGACTTTGGCCACTATGGCCCGCTGTTCATCCGGATGGCCTGGCACAGCGCCGGCACCTACCGCATCGGCGACGGCCGTGGGGGTGGCGGCCGCGGCCAGCAGCGCTTTGCACCGCTCAACAGCTGGCCGGACAACGTCAGCCTGGACAAGGCGCGCCGGCTGCTCTGGCCGGTCAAGCAGAAGTACGGCCAGAAGATTTCCTGGGCCGACCTGATGATCCTGGCCGGCAACGTGGCGCTGGAAACGATGGGCTTCAAGACCTTCGGCTACGGTGGCGGGCGCGAGGACACCTGGGAACCGGATCAGGACGTCTACTGGGGCAACGAGAAGACCTGGCTGGGCGGCGACGTGCGCTACGGCAAGGGCGCGGCGGGCAATGACGACGACGGCGGCGTGCTGGTCGCCGATGCCGAGAAGCACGGCGAGGAAGTGAGCCGCACCGATCCCGGCCGCAACCTGGAGAATCCGCTCGGCGCCGTCCAGATGGGCCTGATCTACGTCAATCCGGAAGGCCCGGACGGCAACCCAGACCCGCTCGCGGCGGCCTATGACATCCGCGATACGTTCGGCCGCATGGCGATGGACGACGAGGAAACCGTGGCCCTGATCGCCGGCGGCCACACCTTCGGCAAGACCCATGGCGCCGCGGCGGCCAGCAATGTCGGCCCCGAGCCCGAGGCGGCCGACCTGGAACTGCAGGGCTTTGGCTGGCGCAACCAGTTCGGCACCGGCAAGGGCCCGGACACCATCACCAGCGGCCTGGAAGTGACGTGGAGCAACACGCCCACGCAGTGGGGCCAGGGCTTCTGGGAAAACCTGTTCAATTTCGAGTACGAGCTGACCAAGAGCCCGGCCGGCGCCAACCAGTGGGTGGCCAAGGACGCGCCCGAGACGGTGCCGCACGCATACGACCCGTCGAAGAAGCTCAAGCCGACCATGCTGACCACGGACCTGTCGCTGCGCTTCGACCCGATCTACGAGAAGATCTCGCGCCGCTTCAAGGACGACCCGCAGGCGTTTGCCGATGCCTTCGCCCGTGCGTGGTTCAAGCTGACCCATCGCGACATGGGGCCCATCGAGCGCTACCTGGGCCCGGAAGTCCCGCAGGAGGAACTGCTCTGGCAGGACCCGATCCCGAAGGTGGACCACCCGCTGGTCGACGACAACGACATTGCCGCGCTCAAGCAGAAAGTGCTGGCTTCGGGGCTGTCGATCGGGGAACTGGTCAAGACCGCCTGGGCGGCCGCGTCGACGTTCCGCGGCTCGGACAAGCGCGGCGGCGCCAACGGCGGCCGGATCCGGCTGGCCCCGCAGAAGGACTGGGCCGTCAACGAGCCGGACAAGCTGGCCAAGGTGCTGGAAACGCTGGCGGGCATCCAGAAAGACTTCAACGGGTCACAATCGGGCGGCAAGCAGGTCTCGATGGCGGACCTGATCGTACTGGCGGGCGGCGCGGCCATCGAGAAGGCGGCCGAGAAGGCGGGCAAGACGCTGAAGGTACCGTTCTCGCCGGGCCGCATGGATGCGTCGCAGGAGAAGACCGACGTGAAGTCGATGGGCGCGATGGAGCCCACCGCCGACGCGTTCCGCAACTACATCAACCCGCGCGTGCGCGTGCCGGCCGAGCACATGATGATCGACCGCGCCCAGTTGCTGACGCTGACCGCGCCCGAGATGACGGTGCTGATCGGCGGGCTGCGGGTGCTCAACGTCCATCACGGCAAGGATGCGCACGGCGTGCTGACGGACCGGCCCGAAACGCTGACCAACGACTTCTTCCGCAACCTGCTCGACATGTCGCTGGAATGGACGCCGCTGTCGCGCGACGTGTTCGAAGGCGCCGACCGCAAGACCGGCGCGGTCAAGTGGACGGGCTCGCGCGTGGACCTGGTCTTCGGCTCGCACGCGCAACTGCGCGCGCTGTCGGAGGTCTATGCCAGCGACGACGGCGCCGACAAGTTCTATACGGACTTCGTCGCCGCCTGGTCCAAGGTGATGGACCTGGACCGCTTCGACCTGCGCAAGTGA
- a CDS encoding GNAT family N-acetyltransferase, with product MPQATVSHTPTVPYLPMQVILRNGQVIVVRQIREDDKAGVLEAFHALSEDSRYTRFMAAIKDLPDALLDDVVHPEPGSECTLAAVDGTDGVGAHLVGGARYVALPGRDACEFAVTVLDGWQGTGLGRVLLQTLIEFARAAGFGTIEGYVLASNTGMRRLAHRLGFADTPCPDDPSQRVVHLSL from the coding sequence ATGCCGCAAGCCACCGTTTCACACACGCCGACCGTGCCCTATCTGCCGATGCAGGTAATCCTGCGCAACGGGCAGGTGATCGTCGTGCGCCAGATCCGCGAGGACGACAAGGCCGGCGTGCTCGAAGCCTTCCACGCACTGTCCGAGGATTCGCGCTACACGCGCTTCATGGCCGCGATCAAGGACCTGCCGGACGCCCTGCTGGACGACGTGGTCCACCCGGAGCCGGGCAGCGAATGCACGCTGGCCGCCGTGGACGGCACGGACGGCGTGGGGGCCCATCTGGTTGGCGGCGCGCGCTACGTGGCGCTGCCGGGCCGCGACGCCTGCGAATTTGCCGTTACCGTGCTCGACGGCTGGCAAGGCACCGGGCTGGGCCGGGTGCTGCTGCAAACGCTGATCGAATTCGCGCGCGCCGCCGGGTTCGGCACCATCGAAGGCTACGTGCTGGCATCGAACACCGGCATGCGGCGGCTGGCGCATCGGCTGGGCTTTGCCGATACGCCCTGCCCGGACGACCCGTCGCAGCGCGTCGTCCACCTGTCGCTCTGA
- a CDS encoding nuclear transport factor 2 family protein: protein MEVHGLIPAAQQTLAAWHGLLARNAMEELDPLLSDQIVFRSPVAHSPYPGRAAIKLVLKTVNTVFQDFTYHRAFASTDGRSVVLEFSATVSGKALKGIDMLRFDDAGRIEEFEAMVRPLSGLQALGEAMGARLAGQKAVLAGAG from the coding sequence ATGGAAGTTCACGGCCTGATTCCCGCCGCGCAGCAGACCCTGGCCGCCTGGCACGGCCTGCTGGCCCGCAACGCGATGGAGGAACTGGACCCGCTGCTGTCGGACCAGATCGTCTTCCGCTCGCCGGTGGCGCACAGCCCGTATCCGGGGCGGGCCGCCATCAAGCTGGTGCTGAAGACCGTCAATACCGTGTTCCAGGATTTCACGTACCACCGCGCGTTTGCGTCCACCGACGGCCGCAGCGTGGTGCTGGAATTCAGCGCCACGGTCAGCGGCAAGGCGCTCAAGGGCATCGACATGCTGCGCTTCGACGATGCCGGCCGGATCGAGGAATTCGAGGCGATGGTGCGCCCGCTGTCGGGCCTGCAGGCGCTGGGCGAGGCGATGGGCGCGCGGCTGGCCGGGCAGAAGGCCGTGCTGGCCGGCGCCGGCTGA
- the ampC gene encoding class C beta-lactamase: MRRAAALRIPPRLAVTTLATLATFAATAAGGPAWGADAGADVIRAAVDAAVRPVMAKYDVPGMAVAVTQGGQHRVFNYGLASRQGTRPVTDATLFEIGSVSKPFTATLGAYAQARGVLSLADKASRHMPALAGSAFDGISLLELGTYSAGGLPLQVPDAINTLPQMVDWLRQWQPDFAPGTRRRYSNVSIGLFGHAAAQALGMPFGDAMAGQLLPKLGLSHTWIDVPRARMGDYAWGYKGDKPVRASPGVFDGQAYGIRTTAADMIRFVELNIDGQSVADPAVRQALATTHAGYFRVGPMTQGLGWERYGWPVTLDDLLAGNDTRMVRDAQPVQRIDPPEPAAADVLLNKTGSTNGFGTYVAYVPGRRIGVVLLANRNVPIPARVTAAYAILQALDRAGAPAIR; encoded by the coding sequence ATGCGCCGCGCCGCCGCCCTCCGAATCCCGCCCCGCCTTGCCGTGACAACCCTGGCCACACTGGCCACCTTTGCCGCTACCGCCGCCGGTGGGCCGGCCTGGGGCGCCGATGCCGGGGCTGATGTCATCCGCGCGGCGGTTGACGCCGCCGTCCGGCCGGTCATGGCCAAGTACGACGTGCCGGGCATGGCCGTGGCCGTCACGCAGGGCGGCCAGCATCGGGTGTTCAACTACGGCCTCGCATCGCGCCAGGGCACCCGGCCGGTCACCGACGCCACGCTGTTCGAGATCGGATCGGTCAGCAAGCCGTTCACGGCCACGCTGGGCGCCTATGCGCAGGCGCGCGGCGTGCTGTCGCTGGCCGACAAGGCCAGTCGGCACATGCCCGCGCTGGCCGGCAGCGCCTTCGATGGCATCAGCCTGCTGGAACTGGGCACCTATTCGGCCGGCGGCCTGCCGCTGCAGGTGCCCGATGCCATCAACACGCTGCCGCAGATGGTGGACTGGCTGCGTCAGTGGCAGCCGGACTTCGCGCCCGGCACCCGGCGGCGCTATTCGAACGTGAGCATCGGCCTGTTCGGCCATGCCGCCGCGCAGGCGCTGGGCATGCCGTTTGGCGACGCCATGGCCGGGCAGTTGCTGCCGAAGCTGGGGCTGTCGCATACCTGGATCGACGTGCCGCGCGCCCGCATGGGCGACTACGCCTGGGGCTACAAGGGCGACAAGCCCGTGCGGGCGTCGCCGGGCGTGTTCGACGGGCAGGCGTATGGCATCCGGACCACGGCGGCGGACATGATCCGCTTTGTCGAACTGAACATCGACGGCCAGTCGGTGGCGGACCCGGCCGTGCGGCAGGCGCTGGCGACCACGCACGCGGGCTATTTCCGCGTGGGGCCGATGACGCAGGGGCTGGGCTGGGAGCGCTATGGCTGGCCGGTGACGCTGGATGACCTGCTGGCTGGCAACGACACCCGGATGGTGCGCGACGCGCAGCCCGTGCAGCGCATCGACCCGCCCGAGCCGGCGGCGGCCGACGTCCTGCTCAACAAGACCGGGTCGACCAATGGCTTCGGCACTTATGTGGCCTACGTGCCCGGCCGCCGCATCGGCGTGGTGCTGCTGGCCAACCGCAACGTGCCGATCCCGGCGCGGGTGACGGCGGCCTACGCCATCCTCCAGGCGCTCGACCGCGCCGGCGCCCCGGCCATCCGCTGA
- a CDS encoding Na/Pi cotransporter family protein, with protein sequence MQSAASLNLLEIVGLLTGGLALFLYGLECMTGGLKAIAGARLQSLLGTLTASRLRGVLAGAGITALLNSSTITTVLLVGFVSAGLMTLGQSIPVIMGANIGSTLTAQIIAFNISAVTPFLLGFGFLLHAFARQELLRQLGGVLLGLGLLFLGIEFMGDATRPLRNYEPFIAAMQDMRNPALGILIGALFTAIVQSSAATLAIVIALGSQGLIPLESGIALILGANVGTCGTALLAAIGKNAEATQVGVVHLLFNVLGVLFFAFLIPQFADLVRLVSPSAPELTGAARLAAETPRQAANAHTIFSVFSTTVLIWFTGPIGRLAERIAPSTRTTAQDPAVPRYLDDTLLDMPALGIARVQLELASLGRQVHGLVRRSAEIAVEGTAQDIVAMAGQDQAAEALSTAVIGYIGRLSEGNGSEDESRQLVDLARIAATLDATREVATTSMLALSQRRLSHSADAGRWRNADAMAFAASVLDQLAQAVDTVAHPSADTVQRIVAAKPALEAMAMAARQGIMAELQLSSHDDVANFRLANDMIEHLNEIARLSRAIAKATAQLRDVRLDDVQPGVPVQASAQQAT encoded by the coding sequence ATGCAGTCCGCTGCCTCGCTGAACCTGCTCGAAATCGTGGGCCTGCTGACCGGCGGGCTGGCCCTCTTCCTCTACGGCCTGGAATGCATGACGGGCGGGCTCAAGGCGATTGCCGGCGCGCGGCTGCAATCGCTGCTCGGCACGCTCACGGCCAGCCGCCTGCGCGGCGTGCTGGCGGGCGCGGGCATCACCGCCCTGCTCAATTCCTCCACGATCACCACGGTGCTGCTGGTCGGCTTCGTATCGGCCGGCCTGATGACGCTGGGCCAGTCGATCCCGGTGATCATGGGCGCCAACATCGGCTCCACGCTGACCGCGCAGATCATCGCGTTCAATATCTCGGCGGTCACGCCGTTCCTGCTGGGCTTCGGGTTCCTGCTGCACGCCTTTGCCCGGCAGGAACTGCTGCGCCAGCTGGGCGGCGTGCTGCTGGGCCTGGGCCTGCTGTTCCTCGGCATCGAGTTCATGGGCGATGCCACGCGGCCGCTGCGCAACTACGAGCCGTTCATCGCGGCGATGCAGGACATGCGCAACCCGGCGCTGGGCATCCTGATTGGCGCGCTGTTCACGGCCATCGTGCAGAGCTCGGCCGCCACGCTGGCCATCGTGATCGCGCTGGGCAGCCAGGGGCTGATCCCGCTGGAATCCGGTATCGCGCTGATCCTGGGCGCCAACGTCGGCACCTGCGGCACGGCGTTGCTGGCCGCCATCGGCAAGAACGCGGAAGCCACGCAGGTCGGCGTCGTCCATCTGCTGTTCAACGTGTTGGGCGTGCTGTTCTTCGCCTTCCTGATCCCGCAGTTTGCGGACCTTGTGCGGCTGGTATCGCCGTCGGCGCCGGAACTGACGGGCGCCGCGCGGCTGGCGGCCGAGACGCCGCGCCAGGCCGCCAACGCCCATACCATCTTCAGCGTGTTCAGCACGACGGTGCTGATCTGGTTCACCGGGCCCATCGGCCGGCTGGCCGAGCGCATCGCGCCGTCCACGCGCACGACCGCGCAGGACCCGGCCGTGCCCCGCTACCTCGACGACACGCTGCTGGACATGCCGGCGCTGGGCATCGCCCGCGTGCAGCTCGAACTGGCCAGCCTGGGCCGGCAGGTACACGGGCTGGTGCGCCGCAGTGCCGAGATCGCCGTGGAGGGTACCGCGCAGGATATCGTGGCGATGGCCGGCCAGGACCAGGCCGCCGAAGCGCTGAGCACCGCGGTCATCGGCTATATCGGCCGGCTGTCGGAAGGCAACGGCAGCGAGGACGAGAGCCGCCAACTGGTGGACCTGGCACGCATCGCGGCCACGCTCGATGCCACGCGCGAGGTGGCCACCACGAGCATGCTGGCGCTGAGCCAGCGGCGCCTGTCGCACAGCGCCGATGCCGGCCGCTGGCGCAACGCCGACGCCATGGCCTTTGCCGCTTCGGTGCTGGACCAGCTTGCGCAGGCCGTGGACACCGTCGCGCATCCGTCCGCCGACACCGTGCAGCGCATCGTCGCCGCCAAGCCGGCGCTGGAAGCCATGGCGATGGCGGCGCGCCAGGGCATCATGGCCGAGCTGCAGCTAAGCAGCCACGACGATGTGGCCAATTTCCGGCTGGCCAACGACATGATCGAGCACCTGAACGAGATCGCGCGGCTGTCGCGCGCCATCGCCAAGGCCACCGCGCAGTTGCGCGACGTGCGGCTCGACGATGTCCAGCCCGGCGTGCCCGTCCAGGCATCCGCCCAGCAGGCAACCTGA
- a CDS encoding glyoxalase superfamily protein translates to MQMSQAIPILRIFSEDKAREFYVDFLGFKLDWEHRFGDNFPLYAQVSRSGLVLHLSEHHGDATPGSAIFIPIDDVDALHAELTARAYRYAKPGVEDAGWGRQLQVKDPFGNRLCFCQQTEA, encoded by the coding sequence ATGCAGATGTCGCAAGCCATTCCGATCCTCCGCATCTTCTCGGAGGACAAGGCAAGGGAGTTCTACGTGGACTTTCTGGGCTTCAAGCTCGACTGGGAGCACCGGTTCGGCGACAACTTTCCGCTCTACGCGCAGGTCTCGCGCTCGGGGCTGGTGCTGCATCTGAGCGAGCACCATGGCGACGCCACGCCCGGTTCGGCGATCTTCATCCCGATCGACGACGTGGACGCGCTGCACGCCGAACTGACCGCGCGCGCGTATCGCTACGCCAAGCCCGGCGTGGAGGATGCCGGCTGGGGGCGGCAGTTGCAGGTCAAGGACCCGTTCGGCAACCGGCTCTGCTTCTGCCAGCAGACCGAGGCGTAG
- a CDS encoding ATP-binding protein — translation MSYVYKRPELASQMARQLLYPSVLDEGLRSGLFLSGLRRIGKTTFLLNDLIPALEDLGAIVIYVDLWSDTQRSPATLIRDAVRKKLEALESPPAAARRKLKRVAGIDVGAFSFKFGFKLENLGEPGGATLAQALSEVVDQGRTDVVLIVDEVQHAITSEEGNQMLLALKAARDAINPRPDTPGHFLFVGTGSHRALVGELTARRNQAFTGATSVAYPVLDKDYVAYLLERLAAEGFTSLPSLDVAIQAFHTLGNRPEEMIKALRQLHFHLPDGSNPDEHLPVIANTLRSAAADIELMKLEQLGGLATAIFDRIATAKGDARGLFSADAAAAYSQAIGREVKVEEAQPVVNELMATNLIMRKGHGLYGITDPFVQEMWRERKSLEGKL, via the coding sequence ATGAGCTACGTCTACAAGCGCCCCGAGCTGGCCAGCCAGATGGCGCGCCAGTTGCTCTACCCCAGCGTGCTGGACGAGGGCCTGCGGTCCGGGCTGTTCCTTTCTGGCCTGCGCCGGATCGGCAAGACCACGTTCCTGCTGAACGACCTGATCCCGGCGCTGGAAGACCTGGGCGCCATCGTGATCTACGTCGACCTGTGGAGCGACACCCAGCGGAGCCCCGCCACGCTGATCCGCGACGCGGTGCGCAAGAAGCTCGAAGCCCTGGAGTCGCCGCCGGCGGCGGCCCGGCGCAAGCTCAAGCGGGTGGCCGGCATCGACGTGGGCGCCTTCAGCTTCAAGTTCGGCTTCAAGCTGGAAAACCTGGGCGAGCCCGGCGGCGCCACGCTGGCGCAGGCGCTGTCCGAAGTGGTGGACCAGGGCCGCACCGACGTCGTGCTGATCGTCGACGAAGTCCAGCACGCGATCACATCCGAGGAAGGCAACCAGATGCTGCTGGCGCTGAAGGCAGCGCGCGACGCGATCAATCCCCGGCCGGACACCCCCGGGCACTTCCTGTTCGTCGGCACCGGGTCCCACCGCGCGCTGGTCGGCGAACTGACGGCCCGGCGCAACCAGGCGTTCACGGGCGCCACGTCGGTGGCCTACCCGGTGCTGGACAAGGATTACGTGGCCTACCTGCTGGAACGGCTGGCCGCCGAGGGCTTTACGTCCCTGCCCTCGCTCGACGTGGCCATCCAGGCGTTCCACACGCTCGGCAACCGGCCCGAGGAGATGATCAAGGCGCTGCGCCAGCTGCATTTCCACCTGCCCGACGGCAGCAATCCCGACGAGCACCTGCCGGTCATCGCCAACACGCTGCGCTCGGCCGCCGCCGATATCGAACTGATGAAGCTGGAACAGTTGGGCGGCCTGGCGACGGCCATCTTCGACCGCATCGCCACGGCCAAGGGCGACGCCCGGGGCCTGTTCTCGGCCGACGCGGCCGCCGCCTACTCCCAGGCCATCGGGCGCGAGGTCAAGGTCGAAGAGGCCCAGCCCGTAGTCAACGAACTGATGGCCACCAACCTCATCATGCGTAAGGGCCACGGCCTGTACGGCATCACCGACCCGTTCGTGCAGGAGATGTGGCGCGAACGGAAATCGCTGGAAGGCAAGCTCTGA
- a CDS encoding FadR/GntR family transcriptional regulator, translated as MQTRPITLTERVIQQLRGEIADGTFPVGARLPTGKQLAERYGVSAAVIREVTEHLRSQGMIESRQGLGSTVRSRVSDSGFRLAGHADATDLAAIFELRIDLESAAAAMAARHRTDADLQRMGALLDAIAARLDDAELGVEPDIQFHIAIATATHNPYYQQLLQYMNLQLHQAVRTARVNSSRQPGLPGRVHGEHVAIFDAIRARDADLARQRATEHLRNAAGRLGLPLRQS; from the coding sequence ATGCAGACACGGCCCATCACCCTGACCGAGCGCGTCATCCAGCAGCTGCGTGGCGAGATTGCCGACGGCACGTTTCCCGTCGGCGCCCGGCTGCCTACCGGCAAGCAGCTTGCCGAGCGTTACGGCGTCAGCGCGGCCGTGATCCGCGAGGTGACCGAGCATCTGCGGTCGCAGGGCATGATCGAGAGCCGGCAGGGGCTGGGCAGTACCGTCCGCTCGCGCGTCAGCGACAGCGGGTTCCGGCTGGCCGGCCATGCCGATGCAACGGACCTGGCGGCGATCTTCGAGTTGCGGATCGACCTGGAGAGCGCGGCGGCAGCCATGGCGGCCCGCCACCGGACCGACGCCGACCTCCAGCGCATGGGCGCCCTGCTCGATGCCATTGCCGCGCGGCTGGACGATGCCGAGCTTGGCGTGGAGCCCGACATCCAGTTCCATATCGCCATCGCCACGGCGACCCACAATCCCTATTACCAGCAGTTGCTGCAGTACATGAACCTGCAGCTCCACCAGGCCGTGCGGACCGCCCGCGTCAACTCCAGCCGCCAGCCGGGGCTGCCGGGCCGGGTCCACGGCGAACACGTGGCGATCTTCGACGCCATCCGCGCCCGCGACGCCGATCTGGCCCGCCAGCGCGCCACCGAACACCTGCGCAACGCGGCCGGCCGCCTGGGCCTGCCGCTGCGCCAGTCCTGA
- a CDS encoding FAD-binding oxidoreductase: protein MSISPFAQRLTEALGPEIVATAADAVAPWLSDWRGLYKGQAQAVVRPRSTEQVAQALALCQQAGVPVVPRGGNTGLCGGAAPDASQANVVISLDRMDKIRSIDTIANTMVAEAGCILGNLRRAAEENDRLFPLSLAAEDSCQIGGNLATNAGGVNVVRYGMTRELVLGVEAVLPNGEIFHGLRTLRKDNTGYDLKQLLIGSEGTLGIITAAALRLSPRADSRAVVLAAVESSRQALELYSLLFARCGARLQAYEFFTGACLDLVLTHAENVQAPFAERYPAYVLLEIADTASEDVLNALLESVIGEALEQGLCLDAAVSASLAQLQGLWRLREEISEAQRADGLHLKHDVSLPIERIPDFMASMEARLQARHPGIRPFIFGHFGDGNLHYNLSRPLGADPKWALGEGKPVSDEVMDEVARYDGSISAEHGVGQLKRDAFLALKDPLELRLMRAIKQVFDPSGIMNPGKLL from the coding sequence ATGTCCATCTCGCCCTTCGCCCAGCGCCTGACCGAGGCCCTCGGTCCCGAAATCGTCGCCACCGCCGCTGACGCCGTGGCGCCCTGGCTGTCCGACTGGCGCGGTCTCTACAAGGGCCAGGCGCAGGCCGTGGTGCGCCCGCGCAGCACCGAACAGGTGGCCCAGGCGCTGGCGCTGTGCCAGCAGGCCGGCGTCCCCGTGGTGCCGCGCGGCGGCAATACCGGCCTGTGCGGCGGGGCCGCGCCCGACGCCAGCCAGGCCAACGTCGTGATCAGCCTGGACCGCATGGACAAGATTCGCTCGATCGACACGATTGCCAACACGATGGTGGCCGAAGCCGGCTGCATCCTGGGCAACCTGCGCCGCGCCGCCGAGGAAAACGACCGGCTGTTCCCGCTGTCGCTGGCGGCCGAGGATTCGTGCCAGATCGGCGGCAATCTGGCGACCAACGCCGGCGGCGTCAACGTCGTGCGCTACGGCATGACGCGCGAGCTGGTACTGGGCGTGGAAGCGGTGCTGCCGAACGGCGAGATCTTTCACGGGCTGCGCACGCTGCGCAAGGACAACACCGGCTACGACCTCAAGCAACTGCTGATCGGATCGGAAGGCACGCTGGGCATCATCACGGCCGCCGCGCTGCGCCTGTCGCCGCGCGCCGATTCCCGCGCCGTGGTGCTGGCCGCCGTGGAGTCGTCGCGGCAGGCGCTGGAACTCTATTCGCTGCTGTTCGCGCGCTGCGGGGCGCGGTTGCAGGCCTACGAGTTCTTCACCGGTGCCTGCCTGGACCTCGTGCTGACCCATGCCGAAAATGTCCAGGCGCCGTTTGCAGAGCGCTATCCGGCCTATGTGCTGCTGGAAATCGCCGATACGGCGTCGGAAGACGTGCTCAACGCGCTGCTGGAATCGGTGATTGGCGAGGCGCTGGAACAGGGGCTGTGCCTGGACGCGGCGGTGTCGGCGTCGCTGGCCCAGTTGCAGGGCCTGTGGCGGCTGCGCGAAGAGATTTCCGAGGCCCAGCGCGCCGACGGCCTGCACCTGAAGCATGACGTATCGCTGCCGATCGAGCGGATTCCCGACTTCATGGCGTCGATGGAGGCCCGGCTGCAGGCCCGGCACCCCGGCATCCGCCCGTTCATCTTCGGCCATTTCGGCGACGGCAACCTGCACTACAACCTGTCGCGCCCGCTGGGAGCCGACCCCAAATGGGCGCTGGGCGAAGGCAAGCCGGTCAGCGACGAGGTGATGGACGAAGTGGCGCGCTACGACGGCAGCATCAGCGCCGAGCACGGCGTCGGCCAGCTCAAGCGCGACGCCTTCCTGGCGCTCAAGGACCCGCTCGAACTGCGGCTGATGCGCGCCATCAAGCAGGTGTTCGACCCCAGCGGCATCATGAATCCCGGCAAGCTCCTCTAG